A genomic window from Cyprinus carpio isolate SPL01 chromosome A2, ASM1834038v1, whole genome shotgun sequence includes:
- the LOC109081046 gene encoding coiled-coil and C2 domain-containing protein 1B-like isoform X1 → MFARKNKRAAAKQMGLLLDFKPDDMMNMEQDLDDPGLEAEFAAIVGKKPNVAPKGKKAGKAPLPMEDIEKMAEACMKDIDDDEDDSLEDDEDLLAELQEVVDDEETEDSGARNPASHISAETSTAELTAASQNTKVSSVPGTIEHTLEERINLYRMAVTNAKATGETSKARRYERGLKTLQTMLASVRKGGKIDETEIPPPVACGVSGSPSAPPAPAASPDQHEECDSAVEISPISAEAIPVVMDPASNTKDESSGVASPASLSSPEGEHAASGTELHLAHSPAGQPTKDILLERQKEYRMAALKAKQAGDTDKAKVHIKASKGFDAAIEALEKGQPVDMSSLPPPLSQASTVTHPAPQKSITSPSARADSGSGPAQPQTVLEALEQRMAKYKEAFTQAKASGDERKARMHDRIAKQYQAAIRAHKAGRPVNFDELPAPPGFPPIPGQKAAAPEQGLAAVLETANKLTSNEDEVGDGEDEEGEQKVKALKVGDQVKPARAVQPTVQKPKRTPSPSPDRTSKRGSLPDTAQQQLEFLEGRKKQYMNAALQAKQKNDLEQAKTLLRAAKGLDPMIEAARSGKNVDVSKVSSPPGDKDEDFILVHHSDVQISEKAEEVYTQLTKLLKEQYEKCVTYSKQFTHMGNVAETTKFENMAQQCKKSLEILKLAQNRGLQPPKHHFEERTYRTVRIFPELSSTDMVVFIVRGMNLPAPSGVATNDLDAYVKFDFPFPSTDQPQKHKTSVIKNTNNPEYNQTFKLNINRNHRGFRRVIQAKGLKLEVLHKGGFLRSDKPIGTALLKLEKLETDSEVREIVELMDGRKATGGRLEVRVRLREPLGGQDHQTVTERWLVLEEPQVLL, encoded by the exons ATGTTTGCTCGGAAAAACAAGCGAGCTGCAGCCAAACAG atggGACTGTTGCTTGATTTCAAGCCAGATGATATGATGAACATGGAGCAAGATCTGGATGATCCAGGTTTAGAAGCAGAATTTGCTGCCATTGTTGGGAAGAAACCCAATGTGGCTCCCAAGGGGAAAAAGGCTGGAAAAG CTCCATTACCGATGGAGGATATTGAAAAAATGGCGGAGGCCTGCATGAAAGacattgatgatgatgaagatgatagTCTGGAGGATGATGAAGACCTCTTG GCTGAGCTGCAGGAAGTGGTTGATGATGAGGAAACAGAAGATTCAGGTGCCAGAAACCCCGCCTCCCACATTAGTGCGGAAACCTCTACAGCAGAATTGACGGCAGCCAGCCAG AACACTAAGGTTTCTTCAGTACCTGGTACCATTGAGCACACTTTAGAGGAGAGAATAAACCTGTATAGGATGGCTGTTACCAATGCCAAAGCCACAGGGGAAACCTCTAAAGCTCGGCGATATGAGAGAGGCCTCAAG ACACTACAGACTATGCTGGCATCGGTACGGAAAGGAGGGAAGATTGACGAAACAGAGATTCCCCCTCCAGTTGCATGTGGAGTGTCTGGTAGTCCCAGTGCGCCCCCTGCCCCTGCAGCTTCACCTGATCAGCACGAGGAGTGTGACAGCGCTGTTGAGATCTCTCCCATCTCTGCAGAGGCCATCCCTGTTGTCATGGATCCAGCATCAAACACTAAAGACGAGTCCTCTGGTGTAGCCTCTCCAGCTTCCCTGTCATCTCCAGAAGGGGAACATGCTGCAAGTGGCACTGAATTGCACTTAG CACACTCACCAGCCGGACAGCCCACTAAAGACATTCTTTTGGAGCGACAGAAGGAGTACAGGATGGCAGCTCTCAAGGCAAAACAAGCAGGAGATACTGACAAAGCCAAAGTGCACATAAAGGCCAGCAAG GGATTCGATGCAGCAATTGAGGCTTTGGAGAAAGGCCAGCCGGTGGACATGAGCTCCCTTCCGCCCCCTCTGTCTCAAG CCTCTACAGTTACTCACCCTGCACCTCAAAAATCCATTACCTCACCTTCAGCTCGTG CAGACAGCGGTTCTGGTCCAGCTCAGCCCCAGACTGTTCTTGAAGCTCTGGAACAGAGGATGGCCAAGTACAAAGAGGCCTTCACACAAGCTAAGGCCAGCGGGGATGAGCGCAAAGCCCGCATGCATGACCGCATTGCTAAA CAATACCAGGCTGCCATCCGTGCCCATAAAGCAGGCCGACCTGTCAATTTTGACGAGCTTCCAGCCCCTCCAG GCTTTCCTCCAATCCCAGGCCAGAAGGCAGCTGCTCCAGAGCAGGGATTGGCTGCAGTTCTGGAAACGGCCAATAAGCTGACATCTAATGAAGACGAAGTTGGTGATGGTGAAGATGAAGAGGGAGAGCAGAAG GTTAAGGCTCTGAAAGTAGGCGACCAAGTGAAGCCCGCTCGTGCAGTACAGCCAACAGTACAGAAGCCCAAGAGGACCCCTTCACCTTCCCCAGACAGAACATCCAAAAGAGGAAGTCTGCCTGACACTG CTCAACAGCAGCTGGAGTTTCTAGAAGGCCGCAAAAAGCAGTACATGAATGCAGCGCTGCAGGCAAAGCAAAAGAACGATTTAGAGCAGGCCAAGACCCTCCTGCGTGCAGCGAAAGGTTTGGACCCCATGATAGAAGCCGCCCGCAGTGGCAAGAACGTGGACGTTAGCAAG GTGTCTTCACCGCCTGGAGATAAGGACGAGGACTTCATCCTAGTCCATCACAGTGATGTTCAGATCTCAGAGAAGGCTGAGGAGGTCTACACTCAACTCACAAAACTACTCAAAGAGCAATACGAG AAATGTGTGACATACTCCAAGCAGTTCACACACATGGGGAATGTTGCAGAAACAACCAA ATTTGAGAACATGGCACAACAATGTAAGAAGAGCCTGGAGATTCTTAAACTGGCACAGAACAGGGGGCTTCAGCCTCCTAAACATCACTTTGAGGAGAGAACATATCGCACTGTCAG GATTTTCCCAGAGCTCAGTAGTACAGACATGGTTGTGTTCATAGTTAGAGGGATGAACCTTCCTGCTCCCTCTG GTGTTGCAACAAATGACTTGGATGCCTATGTCAAGTTTGATTTCCCATTCCCCAGTACA GATCAGCCTCAGAAACATAAAACATCAGTCATCAAAAATACCAACAACCCAG AGTACAACCAGACCTTTAAACTGAACATCAACCGGAACCACCGTGGCTTCAGGAGAGTTATACAGGCTAAAGGCCTGAAGCTGGAAGTGCTGCACAAAGG TGGCTTCCTGAGAAGTGACAAGCCGATAGGAACAGCCCTGCTCAAACTGGAGAAACTGGAAACTGATAGCGAAGTGAGAGAGATAGTGGAG CTTATGGATGGGCGGAAGGCCACAGGTGGTCGTCTGGAGGTGAGGGTGCGTCTCAGAGAGCCGCTGGGTGGGCAGGACCACCAGACTGTCACAGAACGATGGCTAGTGTTAGAGGAGCCACAG GTGCTGCTGTAA
- the LOC109081046 gene encoding coiled-coil and C2 domain-containing protein 1B-like isoform X2 gives MFARKNKRAAAKQMGLLLDFKPDDMMNMEQDLDDPGLEAEFAAIVGKKPNVAPKGKKAGKAPLPMEDIEKMAEACMKDIDDDEDDSLEDDEDLLAELQEVVDDEETEDSGARNPASHISAETSTAELTAASQNTKVSSVPGTIEHTLEERINLYRMAVTNAKATGETSKARRYERGLKTLQTMLASVRKGGKIDETEIPPPVACGVSGSPSAPPAPAASPDQHEECDSAVEISPISAEAIPVVMDPASNTKDESSGVASPASLSSPEGEHAASGTELHLAHSPAGQPTKDILLERQKEYRMAALKAKQAGDTDKAKVHIKASKGFDAAIEALEKGQPVDMSSLPPPLSQASTVTHPAPQKSITSPSARDSGSGPAQPQTVLEALEQRMAKYKEAFTQAKASGDERKARMHDRIAKQYQAAIRAHKAGRPVNFDELPAPPGFPPIPGQKAAAPEQGLAAVLETANKLTSNEDEVGDGEDEEGEQKVKALKVGDQVKPARAVQPTVQKPKRTPSPSPDRTSKRGSLPDTAQQQLEFLEGRKKQYMNAALQAKQKNDLEQAKTLLRAAKGLDPMIEAARSGKNVDVSKVSSPPGDKDEDFILVHHSDVQISEKAEEVYTQLTKLLKEQYEKCVTYSKQFTHMGNVAETTKFENMAQQCKKSLEILKLAQNRGLQPPKHHFEERTYRTVRIFPELSSTDMVVFIVRGMNLPAPSGVATNDLDAYVKFDFPFPSTDQPQKHKTSVIKNTNNPEYNQTFKLNINRNHRGFRRVIQAKGLKLEVLHKGGFLRSDKPIGTALLKLEKLETDSEVREIVELMDGRKATGGRLEVRVRLREPLGGQDHQTVTERWLVLEEPQVLL, from the exons ATGTTTGCTCGGAAAAACAAGCGAGCTGCAGCCAAACAG atggGACTGTTGCTTGATTTCAAGCCAGATGATATGATGAACATGGAGCAAGATCTGGATGATCCAGGTTTAGAAGCAGAATTTGCTGCCATTGTTGGGAAGAAACCCAATGTGGCTCCCAAGGGGAAAAAGGCTGGAAAAG CTCCATTACCGATGGAGGATATTGAAAAAATGGCGGAGGCCTGCATGAAAGacattgatgatgatgaagatgatagTCTGGAGGATGATGAAGACCTCTTG GCTGAGCTGCAGGAAGTGGTTGATGATGAGGAAACAGAAGATTCAGGTGCCAGAAACCCCGCCTCCCACATTAGTGCGGAAACCTCTACAGCAGAATTGACGGCAGCCAGCCAG AACACTAAGGTTTCTTCAGTACCTGGTACCATTGAGCACACTTTAGAGGAGAGAATAAACCTGTATAGGATGGCTGTTACCAATGCCAAAGCCACAGGGGAAACCTCTAAAGCTCGGCGATATGAGAGAGGCCTCAAG ACACTACAGACTATGCTGGCATCGGTACGGAAAGGAGGGAAGATTGACGAAACAGAGATTCCCCCTCCAGTTGCATGTGGAGTGTCTGGTAGTCCCAGTGCGCCCCCTGCCCCTGCAGCTTCACCTGATCAGCACGAGGAGTGTGACAGCGCTGTTGAGATCTCTCCCATCTCTGCAGAGGCCATCCCTGTTGTCATGGATCCAGCATCAAACACTAAAGACGAGTCCTCTGGTGTAGCCTCTCCAGCTTCCCTGTCATCTCCAGAAGGGGAACATGCTGCAAGTGGCACTGAATTGCACTTAG CACACTCACCAGCCGGACAGCCCACTAAAGACATTCTTTTGGAGCGACAGAAGGAGTACAGGATGGCAGCTCTCAAGGCAAAACAAGCAGGAGATACTGACAAAGCCAAAGTGCACATAAAGGCCAGCAAG GGATTCGATGCAGCAATTGAGGCTTTGGAGAAAGGCCAGCCGGTGGACATGAGCTCCCTTCCGCCCCCTCTGTCTCAAG CCTCTACAGTTACTCACCCTGCACCTCAAAAATCCATTACCTCACCTTCAGCTCGTG ACAGCGGTTCTGGTCCAGCTCAGCCCCAGACTGTTCTTGAAGCTCTGGAACAGAGGATGGCCAAGTACAAAGAGGCCTTCACACAAGCTAAGGCCAGCGGGGATGAGCGCAAAGCCCGCATGCATGACCGCATTGCTAAA CAATACCAGGCTGCCATCCGTGCCCATAAAGCAGGCCGACCTGTCAATTTTGACGAGCTTCCAGCCCCTCCAG GCTTTCCTCCAATCCCAGGCCAGAAGGCAGCTGCTCCAGAGCAGGGATTGGCTGCAGTTCTGGAAACGGCCAATAAGCTGACATCTAATGAAGACGAAGTTGGTGATGGTGAAGATGAAGAGGGAGAGCAGAAG GTTAAGGCTCTGAAAGTAGGCGACCAAGTGAAGCCCGCTCGTGCAGTACAGCCAACAGTACAGAAGCCCAAGAGGACCCCTTCACCTTCCCCAGACAGAACATCCAAAAGAGGAAGTCTGCCTGACACTG CTCAACAGCAGCTGGAGTTTCTAGAAGGCCGCAAAAAGCAGTACATGAATGCAGCGCTGCAGGCAAAGCAAAAGAACGATTTAGAGCAGGCCAAGACCCTCCTGCGTGCAGCGAAAGGTTTGGACCCCATGATAGAAGCCGCCCGCAGTGGCAAGAACGTGGACGTTAGCAAG GTGTCTTCACCGCCTGGAGATAAGGACGAGGACTTCATCCTAGTCCATCACAGTGATGTTCAGATCTCAGAGAAGGCTGAGGAGGTCTACACTCAACTCACAAAACTACTCAAAGAGCAATACGAG AAATGTGTGACATACTCCAAGCAGTTCACACACATGGGGAATGTTGCAGAAACAACCAA ATTTGAGAACATGGCACAACAATGTAAGAAGAGCCTGGAGATTCTTAAACTGGCACAGAACAGGGGGCTTCAGCCTCCTAAACATCACTTTGAGGAGAGAACATATCGCACTGTCAG GATTTTCCCAGAGCTCAGTAGTACAGACATGGTTGTGTTCATAGTTAGAGGGATGAACCTTCCTGCTCCCTCTG GTGTTGCAACAAATGACTTGGATGCCTATGTCAAGTTTGATTTCCCATTCCCCAGTACA GATCAGCCTCAGAAACATAAAACATCAGTCATCAAAAATACCAACAACCCAG AGTACAACCAGACCTTTAAACTGAACATCAACCGGAACCACCGTGGCTTCAGGAGAGTTATACAGGCTAAAGGCCTGAAGCTGGAAGTGCTGCACAAAGG TGGCTTCCTGAGAAGTGACAAGCCGATAGGAACAGCCCTGCTCAAACTGGAGAAACTGGAAACTGATAGCGAAGTGAGAGAGATAGTGGAG CTTATGGATGGGCGGAAGGCCACAGGTGGTCGTCTGGAGGTGAGGGTGCGTCTCAGAGAGCCGCTGGGTGGGCAGGACCACCAGACTGTCACAGAACGATGGCTAGTGTTAGAGGAGCCACAG GTGCTGCTGTAA
- the LOC109081030 gene encoding zinc finger FYVE domain-containing protein 9-like, translating into MENYFQTEAFNLDKVLDEFEQNEDETDTPTLSDAKWTQILAPPSHLLSLNPALTHSDLSPTDSPISFKPLLDAQTSDGPSLAEVTRLEGIQGVGQQPEGKNEERPADVHSPPLPQPNIGKLVSTDGQLPELPSSNRVVLENGYPSSPNLCGDDETSRTVTDEQSVKDTGPSELKTEQNGTDEGSGGGLQDFTVLDKECGNGPPVLNNGVKMEASKTGSCSPVPELGMRDCNLVFPEGSNLQKGESVLQKSVNGGEELDCERENHEGAFQNGGLVENESAGKDTWGSYQEEKEKTIESDHEKMYREFESSNGLNVAHGGDAQIQPVVPSKEDSVTEEKEMEESKQEVCDPIRGLESGRMGKLNNSRLQPVSVPYGGARPKQPVSLKLQIPQPFLSQVQNEFGSTGKNKNLEPQCRTGDLEEPCGATESGVVQMNGEHGDSPSGLLMPSDSPDNDLQAGQQLKKPFSSLGEVAPVWVPDSQAPICMKCEVKFTFTKRRHHCRACGKVFCAACCSLKSRLMYMDRKEARVCVTCHHALMNVQAWENMGSGCNQSPNPNNPAEYCSTIPPLQQAQASGALSSPPPTVMVPVGVLKQQGSEGSLPREQRRVWFADGILPNGDATDSSKGPAANPNPTQPVAASQNSNKSSGASASEAARATGAPTASPVGSSLSLIPEDGLPPILISTGIKGDYAVEERPSEIVLMQQLEEGGPDHLVFVLNANLLAMVKLVNYVNRKCWYMTTKGMHAVGQAEIVVLLQCLPDEKTIPKDIFSHFVQLYREALTGNVLSHLGHSFFTQSFLGSKEHGGFLYISPTFQTLQELPLPNPPYLFGILVQKWETPWAKVFPIRLMLRLGAEYRFYPCPLFSVRFRKPLFGETGHTIMNLLADFRNYQYTLPVVKGLVVDMEVRKTCIKIPSNRYNELMKAMNKSNEHVLAMGACFNERADSHLVCVQNDDGNYQTQAISIHHQPRKVTGASFFVFSGALKASSGYLAKTSIVSDGVMVQITAEMMEALRQALREMKDFSIACGKADQEENQEHVHIQWVDDDHNFNKGVISPIDGKSMESVTSVKIFHGSEYKANGKVIRWTEVFFLRSEDQTNGLSDPADHSRLAENVARAFCVALCPHLKLLKEDGMAKLGLRVTLDSDQVGYLAGSNGQPLLPQYLSDLDSALIPVIHSGACQLSEGPVVMELIFYILEIIS; encoded by the exons ATGGAGAATTACTTCCAGACTGAGGCCTTTAACCTGGACAAGGTGCTGGACGAGTTTGAACAGAACGAAG ATGAAACGGACACACCGACTCTCTCGGATGCCAAGTGGACCCAGATTCTCGCCCCACCATCGCACCTCCTTTCCCTGAATCCAGCACTGACCCACTCCGACCTCAGCCCAACGGACAGCCCTATCAGCTTCAAGCCGCTTCTAGATGCCCAGACGTCAGACGGCCCCTCTTTGGCTGAGGTCACCAGGTTAGAGGGGATACAGGGGGTGGGGCAACAGCCAGAGGGCAAGAATGAAGAACGGCCAGCAGATGTTCACAGTCCTCCTCTGCCCCAGCCCAATATTGGCAAGCTGGTGAGCACTGATGGGCAGTTGCCAGAGTTGCCATCCTCGAACAGAGTGGTGCTGGAAAACGGCTATCCATCTAGTCCTAATCTTTGTGGCGATGATGAGACAAGTCGAACTGTTACAGATGAGCAAAGTGTTAAGGACACTGGTCCCAGTGAGTTGAAGACGGAGCAGAATGGTACTGACGAAGGAAGTGGTGGTGGTCTTCAAGATTTCACTGTTCTTGACAAAGAGTGTGGAAATGGGCCACCAGTTTTGAATAATGGTGTTAAGATGGAAGCAAGCAAGACTGGCAGTTGTTCACCAGTCCCTGAGCTCGGAATGAGGGATTGTAATCTGGTATTTCCAGAAGGAAGTAATCTCCAGAAAGGGGAATCAGTTTTGCAAAAATCAGTGAATGGTGGCGAAGAACTTGATTGTGAGCGGGAGAATCATGAGGGTGCCTTTCAAAATGGAGGACTGGTTGAGAATGAAAGTGCAGGGAAAGACACCTGGGGGTCATatcaggaagagaaagagaaaacaataGAGAGCGACCACGAGAAAATGTACAGAGAGTTTGAATCATCCAATGGTCTGAATGTGGCTCATGGTGGAGATGCACAAATCCAGCCAGTGGTCCCTTCAAAGGAGGACTCTGTGACGGAGGAAAAAGAAATGGAGGAAAGCAAACAAGAGGTTTGTGATCCAATTCGAGGACTGGAATCTGGCAGAATGGGCAAACTCAACAATAGCCGGCTGCAACCCGTCAGCGTTCCTTACGGTGGTGCCCGCCCGAAACAGCCTGTCAGTCTAAAGCTGCAGATTCCCCAGCCTTTCTTGAGCCAAGTCCAGAATGAATTTGGCTCCACTGGCAAGAACAAGAACCTGGAGCCACAGTGTAGAACAGGAGACCTTGAGGAGCCTTGTGGAGCAACTGAGTCTGGGGTCGTTCAAATGAATGGAGAGCATGGAGATAGCCCTTCAGGCTTACTTATGCCTTCAGACAGTCCAGACAATGACCTTCAGGCAGGACAGCAATTGAAGAAACCCTTCAGCTCTTTGGGGGAAGTGGCTCCTGTTTGGGTCCCTGACTCTCAAGCACCCATTTGCATGAAGTGCGAGGTCAAGTTCACTTTCACTAAAAGAAGGCATCATTGTCGGGCTTGTGGCAAG GTGTTCTGTGCTGCTTGTTGTAGTCTGAAAAGCAGGCTGATGTACATGGACAGGAAAGAAGCGAGGGTTTGTGTTACCTGCCACCATGCACTTATGAATG TTCAAGCATGGGAGAACATGGGAAGTGGTTGCAATCAGAGCCCGAATCCCAACAACCCAGCTGAGTACTGCTCCACTATTCCCCCTCTGCAGCAAGCCCAGGCATCAGGAGCACTCAGCTCCCCACCCCCAACCGTCATGGTGCCTGTTGGTGTCCTCAAACAGCAAGGGTCAGAAG GTTCTCTTCCTCGAGAGCAAAGAAGGGTTTGGTTTGCTGACGGCATTTTACCCAATGGGGACGCTACAGACTCTTCCAAAGGGCCGGCAGCAAACCCCAACCCCACACAGCCTGTGGCAGCATCCCAAAATTCAAACAAATCCTCAGGAGCCAGTGCTTCTGAG GCGGCCCGTGCCACTGGAGCCCCGACCGCCAGCCCTGTGGGCAGCTCTCTCAGTCTGATCCCAGAGGACGGACTTCCTCCCATCCTCATCTCCACAGGCATCAAAGGAG ACTATGCTGTGGAGGAAAGACCTTCTGAGATTGTGCTGATGCAGCAGCTTGAGGAGGGCGGCCCTGATCACCTGGTGTTTGTTCTTAATGCCAACCTGCTGGCCATGGTCAAACTGGTCAATT ATGTAAATAGGAAGTGCTGGTATATGACGACAAAGGGCATGCATGCCGTGGGCCAGGCAGAGATTGTAGTGCTTCTACAGTGCCTTCCAGATGAGAAAACCATTCCCAAGGACATCTTCAGCCACTTCGTCCAGCTGTACAGGGAGGCTCTCACAG GAAATGTGTTAAGTCACCTGGGCCACTCCTTCTTCACTCAGAGCTTCCTGGGCAGTAAGGAGCACGGCGGCTTCCTTTATATCAGCCCCACCTTCCAGACACTGCAGGAACTGCCGTTGCCTAACCCACCCTACCTCTTTGGCATCCTGGTGCAGAAGTGGGAGACCCCCTGGGCCAAGGTCTTTCCCATCCGACTCATGCTCCGCCTTGGGGCGGAATACCGAT TCTACCCCTGCCCACTATTTAGTGTTCGCTTCAGAAAACCCCTCTTTGGAGAGACTGGTCATACCATTATGAACTTGTTGGCA GATTTCCGTAATTACCAGTACACGTTGCCGGTGGTGAAGGGGCTGGTGGTGGACATGGAAGTGAGGAAGACTTGCATCAAGATACCGAGCAACCGTTACAATGAG CTCATGAAGGCAATGAATAAGTCCAACGAACATGTGCTGGCAATGGGAGCGTGCTTCAACGAGCGGGCGGATTCCCATCTTGTCTGTGTTCAGAACGACGATGGGAACTACCAGACGCAGGCTATCAGTATTCATCACCAGCCTCGCAAAG TGACTGGGGCCTCCTTCTTTGTGTTCAGCGGGGCTTTAAAGGCTTCATCGGGCTACTTGGCTAAAACCAGCATTGT CTCAGATGGCGTGATGGTGCAGATTACAGCTGAAATGATGGAGGCCTTACGGCAAGCCCTGAGAGAGATGAAAGATTTCAGTATTGCCTGTGGGAAAGCTGATCAGGAGGAGAACCAGGAGCACGTCCATATCCAGTGGGTTGATGATGACCACAACTTCAACAAAGG AGTGATCAGCCCCATTGATGGGAAATCCATGGAGTCTGTCACCAGCGTTAAGATCTTCCATGGCTCGGAATATAAAGCCAATGGGAAAGTCATCCGTTGGACAGAG GTGTTCTTCCTGCGGAGCGAGGACCAGACCAATGGCCTGAGCGATCCTGCAGACCACAGCCGGCTTGCTGAGAATGTGGCAAGGGCTTTCTGTGTGGCCCTGTGCCCTCACCTCAAACTTCTCAAAGAGGACGGCATGGCCAAACTGGGCCTGCGGGTCACGTTGGACTCCGATCAG GTGGGCTACCTAGCAGGAAGTAACGGTCAGCCGCTGCTCCCCCAGTACCTGAGCGATCTAGACAGTGCCCTCATCCCAGTTATCCACAGCGGGGCCTGCCAGCTAAGTGAAGGGCCTGTGGTGATGGAGCTCATCTTCTACATCCTGGAGATCATCTCCTAA